TTGTTTTTATCCCAACAAACATTAACTTTGATTATGAAAAAATACTATATTATAGCAGAAAACTATATTCGGTTTCTATCTAATGGTGTTCGGTTTTTTAACCATAAAATAGCAGGATTTGCATTGGGTTCTTCTCACCAAAAAGTAGCTATGTACTGTGCGCAACATTGTGATAGCCAAGGGCGAGTTCAATTTTCTCAAAGTATGGTATCCTTAGCAAAAATTCTTCATATTGCCCGCTCCAGTTTATACCGTTCTTTAAGCGAACTGGTAAAAACCGGCTTTCTTAGAAAAGAAGGAAACTATTATTATATGCAAAATGACTCTTTTCATCCATAAGGAGCTTTTTATGAA
This is a stretch of genomic DNA from Clostridium facile. It encodes these proteins:
- a CDS encoding Crp/Fnr family transcriptional regulator, which codes for MEDCNQQILQQSFLFQGLSKEEFQELLVYFPSPEVFAKGEIIYSRSHFRKAIGIILCGAAQVTCGNGPSQILVNQIVPGNIFGSATLFEEQNYYVNEIKAEKATTILFLSQQTLTLIMKKYYIIAENYIRFLSNGVRFFNHKIAGFALGSSHQKVAMYCAQHCDSQGRVQFSQSMVSLAKILHIARSSLYRSLSELVKTGFLRKEGNYYYMQNDSFHP